The proteins below are encoded in one region of Pelagibacterium flavum:
- the holA gene encoding DNA polymerase III subunit delta yields the protein MTALKGRDIEKFLSRPDLTSGLVLVYGPDTGLVSENAARLVKQFAGDPPDPESLSQLHMSEIDADPQRLGILARSPSLFGGQTTIRIRAATNKLAPTLVELLDEGAQTVFIVEGADLKPTDALRKQAEARKDARALPCYADTGQTIDTLIRETFAQAEITLETDLVSMLRDMLGNDRQVTRSELQKLVLYAGEGGTLSREEVMKLCGDNAALAVDAVVDAVATGHARRFDEAMTRAASAGTDAQRLLIVAMQHFSRLRAMRAEIDTGASMDQIISRATPRIHFSRKSSFEQQLRLWNDDGLAAACNRLASAILESRKSGPLAPAIGRQALLAICMAAARR from the coding sequence ATGACCGCTCTCAAGGGCCGTGACATTGAGAAATTCCTGTCGAGGCCCGACCTGACGTCCGGCCTTGTGCTGGTTTACGGCCCCGACACAGGGCTGGTCAGCGAAAATGCGGCGCGGCTCGTCAAGCAATTCGCCGGAGACCCACCCGATCCGGAGAGTCTTTCTCAATTGCATATGAGCGAGATCGACGCCGATCCGCAACGGCTGGGGATTCTGGCGCGCAGCCCATCATTGTTCGGCGGCCAGACGACAATCCGCATCCGGGCAGCGACAAATAAACTGGCCCCAACGCTGGTTGAGCTCTTGGACGAAGGCGCTCAAACAGTTTTCATCGTTGAAGGGGCTGACCTCAAGCCCACAGATGCCCTGCGCAAGCAGGCCGAGGCCCGCAAGGATGCCCGGGCGCTGCCATGCTACGCCGATACCGGCCAGACGATTGACACCCTGATCCGCGAGACATTTGCTCAGGCCGAAATAACGCTCGAAACCGATCTGGTGTCCATGTTGCGCGATATGCTGGGCAATGACCGGCAGGTGACGCGAAGCGAGCTGCAAAAACTCGTTCTCTATGCCGGCGAGGGTGGAACCTTGTCGCGCGAGGAGGTTATGAAACTGTGCGGCGACAACGCTGCGCTGGCCGTCGATGCTGTGGTTGACGCTGTCGCAACCGGCCATGCACGCCGCTTCGATGAAGCCATGACGCGCGCAGCAAGCGCCGGCACCGACGCACAACGTCTGCTCATCGTTGCAATGCAGCACTTTTCCCGACTGCGGGCCATGCGGGCTGAAATCGACACCGGCGCGAGCATGGATCAGATCATCAGCCGTGCGACGCCGCGTATTCACTTTTCCCGCAAGTCCAGCTTCGAACAGCAGCTCAGACTCTGGAACGATGATGGCTTGGCCGCAGCCTGCAATCGACTGGCCAGCGCAATTCTGGAAAGCCGCAAATCAGGGCCGCTCGCACCCGCGATTGGGCGCCAGGCCTTGCTGGCGATCTGCATGGCCGCTGCAAGACGCTAG
- the lptE gene encoding LPS assembly lipoprotein LptE: MSFARIVRATCLGVALAAAGLSAGCTLTPVYGDAAISSQSVALRYAEPETRLEQVVYQTLSGRFGPATADAPQFSAQVSSSATRIGLSDVPGPISEYQLTITITYRVEQNGVRMSAGTRSATAGYRTNGQIVADDAARAAAEEQAARSAAETIRLALLADLGVQ; the protein is encoded by the coding sequence ATGTCGTTTGCTAGAATCGTCCGCGCCACCTGTTTGGGCGTTGCATTGGCAGCGGCGGGGCTTTCCGCCGGCTGCACGTTAACGCCTGTTTATGGCGATGCGGCCATCTCCAGCCAAAGCGTCGCGCTGCGTTATGCGGAGCCCGAAACGCGCCTTGAGCAAGTGGTATATCAGACGCTTTCGGGCCGGTTTGGTCCGGCAACCGCCGACGCGCCGCAGTTTTCTGCTCAGGTTTCATCCAGTGCAACACGGATTGGACTTTCCGACGTACCGGGCCCAATTTCCGAATATCAGCTAACGATTACAATAACTTATCGTGTTGAGCAGAACGGCGTGCGAATGAGCGCCGGCACGCGATCAGCCACTGCCGGCTATCGCACAAACGGCCAGATCGTTGCCGACGATGCCGCGCGCGCCGCAGCCGAGGAGCAGGCAGCCAGGTCCGCAGCGGAAACCATTCGCCTGGCTCTGCTTGCCGATCTTGGGGTGCAATGA
- the leuS gene encoding leucine--tRNA ligase, giving the protein MANASERYNPREQEPHWQKVWAEKKTFETSNDDPRQPYYVLEMFPYPSGRIHVGHVRNYTMGDVVARFQRAKGKKVLHPMGWDAFGMPAENAAMANKVHPRDWTYENIAAMRKQLQSMGFSLDWSREFATCDEEYYHRQQMLFIDMLEAGLVTRKSSKVNWDPVDHTVLANEQVIDGRGWRSGALVEQRELTQWFFKISDFAEDLLSAIDGLTDWPEKVRLMQRNWIGRSEGLRVLFEIAEGDADQPSVEVFTTRPDTLFGASFVALSADHPIAAHIAKNDADLAAFIAECHRMGTSAEAIEKADKKGYRTAITVKHPVIEGATLPVYVANFVLMDYGTGAIFGCPAHDQRDLEFARNYDLPVIPVVLPPDADADEFSIGAEAYTGPGVAFNSGFLDGLDVDAAKDAIARFLETRKVEGKPQGVRQVNYRLRDWGISRQRYWGCPIPVIHCDTCGIVPVPKDQLPVRLPADVEFDTPGNPLDRHPTFKQVDCPSCGSKARRETDTMDTFVDSSWYFVRFTAPRAENPTIPEMANEWLPVDQYIGGIEHAILHLLYSRFFARAMSRTGHMDIDEPFKGLFTQGMVTHETYKDAQGNWMSPSEVVLETSDGQRVATSSVTGEPVTIGSIEKMSKSKRNVIDPDDMIAAYGADTVRWFVLSDSPPERDVQWTEAGIEGAWRFSQRVHKLVGEARELLSLEPSTIDQEDPRTIDILKAAHKATALIEADLTGLRFNRAVAQIYELANAIQKFIPVVSESPSLANISALRIAIERFVQFIAPMMPHLAESCWANLGHQTMVCDTPWPEADPAYLIDDTVVLAVQVNGKRRGEIEMPKDAPSTQAEAAALSLEAVARILDGNPPRKVIVVPNRIVNVVC; this is encoded by the coding sequence ATGGCAAACGCTTCCGAGCGCTACAATCCGCGCGAACAAGAACCCCACTGGCAAAAGGTCTGGGCGGAGAAGAAAACCTTCGAAACGTCCAACGACGATCCGCGTCAGCCCTATTACGTCCTCGAGATGTTCCCCTATCCCTCGGGCCGCATCCATGTGGGCCATGTGCGCAATTACACCATGGGCGATGTGGTGGCCCGGTTCCAGCGCGCCAAGGGCAAGAAGGTTTTGCACCCAATGGGCTGGGACGCCTTCGGGATGCCGGCCGAAAATGCGGCTATGGCCAACAAGGTTCACCCGCGCGACTGGACATATGAAAACATCGCTGCGATGCGCAAGCAACTGCAATCCATGGGCTTTTCGCTCGACTGGAGCAGGGAATTCGCGACCTGTGACGAGGAATATTATCATCGTCAGCAGATGTTGTTCATCGACATGCTCGAAGCGGGCCTGGTGACGCGCAAGTCCTCCAAGGTCAACTGGGATCCGGTCGATCATACGGTGCTGGCCAATGAGCAGGTGATTGACGGTCGCGGCTGGCGCTCGGGCGCCCTGGTCGAACAGCGCGAATTGACCCAGTGGTTCTTCAAGATTTCCGACTTCGCTGAAGATCTGCTGTCCGCGATCGACGGTTTGACCGACTGGCCCGAAAAAGTACGTCTGATGCAGCGAAACTGGATCGGCCGCTCCGAAGGGTTGCGGGTGTTGTTCGAGATCGCCGAAGGCGATGCCGATCAACCTAGCGTTGAAGTTTTTACCACCCGCCCCGACACCCTGTTCGGCGCCTCGTTCGTCGCGCTTTCGGCCGATCATCCAATCGCCGCCCATATCGCCAAGAACGACGCAGATCTCGCCGCGTTTATCGCCGAATGTCATCGCATGGGTACGTCGGCCGAAGCGATCGAAAAGGCCGATAAAAAGGGCTACCGGACCGCGATCACCGTCAAGCATCCGGTCATCGAAGGCGCCACTCTGCCCGTTTATGTCGCCAATTTCGTGTTGATGGACTACGGCACCGGTGCGATTTTTGGCTGTCCGGCCCACGATCAGCGCGATCTCGAATTCGCACGCAACTACGATCTGCCGGTTATCCCGGTCGTTCTGCCACCCGATGCCGACGCCGATGAATTTTCCATTGGCGCCGAAGCCTATACCGGACCGGGCGTAGCCTTCAATTCCGGCTTCCTCGATGGATTGGACGTCGATGCGGCCAAGGACGCCATTGCCCGCTTTCTTGAAACCAGAAAGGTTGAAGGCAAGCCCCAGGGTGTCCGCCAGGTCAATTACCGGCTGCGCGACTGGGGCATTTCCCGCCAGCGCTACTGGGGGTGCCCGATCCCGGTAATCCATTGCGACACATGCGGCATCGTGCCCGTGCCCAAGGATCAGCTGCCGGTACGTCTGCCGGCCGATGTGGAATTCGATACGCCCGGCAATCCGCTCGACAGGCACCCGACCTTCAAGCAGGTCGATTGTCCCTCATGCGGCTCAAAGGCGCGGCGTGAAACCGATACCATGGACACATTCGTTGATTCCTCATGGTATTTCGTGCGCTTTACAGCGCCGCGGGCTGAAAACCCGACCATTCCGGAAATGGCCAACGAATGGCTGCCGGTCGACCAGTATATCGGCGGCATCGAACACGCCATTCTGCACCTGCTCTATTCGCGCTTTTTCGCCCGCGCCATGAGCCGCACCGGGCACATGGACATCGATGAACCATTCAAGGGCCTGTTCACCCAGGGCATGGTGACCCACGAGACCTACAAGGACGCCCAGGGCAACTGGATGTCGCCGTCCGAGGTCGTGCTCGAAACATCCGATGGGCAGCGTGTGGCGACCTCATCGGTTACCGGCGAGCCGGTGACCATCGGATCGATCGAAAAAATGAGCAAATCCAAGCGCAACGTCATCGATCCCGACGATATGATTGCCGCCTATGGCGCCGATACCGTGCGCTGGTTTGTGCTCTCGGACTCTCCGCCCGAACGCGACGTCCAATGGACAGAGGCAGGTATCGAGGGCGCCTGGCGCTTTTCGCAGCGCGTCCACAAGCTGGTTGGGGAAGCGCGTGAATTGCTTTCGCTCGAACCCAGCACGATCGACCAGGAAGACCCACGCACGATCGACATTTTGAAAGCCGCCCACAAGGCAACGGCGCTGATCGAGGCCGATCTGACCGGTCTGAGATTTAACCGCGCCGTCGCCCAGATCTATGAACTGGCCAACGCCATTCAGAAATTTATCCCGGTCGTCAGCGAATCGCCCTCGCTTGCCAATATTTCGGCCCTGCGAATTGCCATTGAGCGTTTTGTGCAGTTCATCGCCCCGATGATGCCCCACCTGGCCGAGAGCTGCTGGGCAAACCTGGGTCATCAGACCATGGTTTGTGACACGCCCTGGCCCGAGGCAGATCCCGCATATCTTATTGACGATACTGTGGTTTTGGCCGTTCAGGTTAATGGAAAGCGGCGCGGCGAAATAGAGATGCCCAAGGACGCTCCCTCGACGCAGGCGGAAGCTGCGGCCTTGTCACTGGAAGCGGTTGCCCGCATTCTCGACGGCAATCCTCCACGTAAGGTGATCGTCGTGCCCAACAGGATCGTCAATGTCGTTTGCTAG
- a CDS encoding YggS family pyridoxal phosphate-dependent enzyme — MSPNAPETAAQRLADIRNRMDRAANRIAGSVPAELVAVSKTFDADTIIPVIEAGQRHFGENRVQEAQGKWPDLKAAYPNIVLHLIGPLQTNKAGDAVALFDVIESVDRDKLARILASEMEKQDRKLPCFVQVNIGGEEQKAGVAVSETVEFVGRCRDQYGLDIVGLMCIPPLGEAPGPYFAQLARLAKEAGVSQLSMGMSSDFETAIVMGATQVRVGSALFGAR; from the coding sequence ATGAGCCCAAACGCCCCGGAAACCGCTGCCCAGCGGCTCGCGGACATCAGGAACCGCATGGATCGCGCCGCCAATCGCATTGCAGGCAGCGTCCCTGCCGAACTGGTGGCGGTATCCAAGACGTTCGACGCCGACACGATCATTCCGGTCATAGAGGCCGGCCAGCGCCATTTTGGCGAAAACCGAGTTCAGGAGGCCCAGGGAAAATGGCCGGATTTAAAGGCGGCGTATCCCAATATTGTTCTCCATCTGATTGGGCCGCTGCAGACCAACAAGGCTGGTGACGCCGTAGCGCTGTTCGATGTCATCGAGAGTGTGGATCGCGACAAGCTGGCCAGAATTCTGGCAAGCGAGATGGAAAAGCAGGACCGCAAGCTGCCGTGTTTTGTGCAGGTCAATATCGGCGGCGAGGAACAAAAGGCCGGGGTGGCGGTATCGGAAACTGTTGAATTCGTGGGCCGATGCAGGGATCAATATGGGCTCGATATCGTTGGATTGATGTGCATTCCGCCGCTCGGGGAAGCGCCGGGTCCGTATTTTGCCCAGCTGGCGCGTTTGGCCAAGGAAGCGGGTGTATCGCAACTTTCGATGGGCATGAGTTCGGATTTCGAGACGGCAATCGTGATGGGAGCGACACAGGTTCGAGTGGGTTCAGCTCTTTTCGGCGCCCGATAA
- a CDS encoding response regulator transcription factor, whose protein sequence is MNKRRLLVVDDDAELRAALVGQLEPYREFDITEAETAAAALETAKSGHFDLMLLDVGLPDMDGREALKIMRNDGFRAPVIMLTGQDSESDEIRGLESGANDYVTKPFRFSVLLARMRAALRQHDQSEDVVFTIGPYSFQPAAKTLENGDGSKIRLTDKETSILKFLYRQGAKTISRDVLLAEVWGYNNRVTTHTLETHIYRLRQKIERDPSNARLLVTEEGGYRLVP, encoded by the coding sequence ATGAATAAGCGCCGTTTGCTGGTTGTCGATGATGACGCCGAATTGCGTGCCGCATTGGTGGGGCAGCTCGAACCTTATCGGGAGTTCGATATCACCGAAGCCGAAACAGCGGCTGCTGCGCTCGAGACGGCAAAGTCCGGCCATTTCGACCTTATGCTGCTCGATGTCGGACTGCCCGACATGGATGGGCGCGAGGCGCTAAAGATCATGCGCAATGACGGGTTTCGGGCGCCCGTCATCATGCTGACGGGCCAGGACAGCGAGTCCGATGAAATCCGCGGGCTGGAGAGCGGCGCCAACGATTATGTCACCAAGCCCTTCCGCTTTTCGGTGCTTCTGGCGCGCATGCGGGCCGCCCTTCGCCAGCACGACCAGAGCGAGGATGTGGTCTTTACAATCGGGCCCTATAGCTTCCAGCCGGCCGCCAAGACGCTCGAAAATGGCGATGGCTCGAAAATCAGGCTGACCGACAAGGAAACTTCGATCCTGAAGTTTCTTTATCGGCAGGGGGCCAAGACCATTTCGCGCGACGTTCTGCTCGCCGAAGTGTGGGGGTACAACAATCGGGTCACCACCCATACGCTCGAGACCCACATCTACCGCCTGCGGCAAAAGATCGAACGCGACCCGTCAAACGCGCGGCTCCTGGTTACAGAAGAAGGCGGATACCGGCTGGTTCCCTGA
- a CDS encoding cyclic nucleotide-binding domain-containing protein, producing the protein MDEAAAVAALAELDVFSSFSDEQLRLLAFVCEEISLAPGDALYAAGDAADGAYVLVSGALESTHSPVEGSGQFRIEPVALVGELGLMLTRPRGASVKALRTSTLLFVPRAPFMKLLRSHPELAEDVAATLRAELSRYLDSIAQLGERFSR; encoded by the coding sequence ATGGACGAAGCGGCGGCAGTGGCCGCACTCGCAGAGCTTGACGTTTTTTCCAGCTTTTCTGATGAACAGCTGCGCCTTTTAGCGTTTGTTTGCGAGGAAATCTCGCTGGCCCCGGGCGATGCTCTGTATGCCGCCGGCGATGCTGCCGATGGGGCCTATGTGCTGGTTTCGGGGGCTCTGGAGTCGACGCACTCTCCGGTCGAAGGCAGTGGGCAATTTCGCATCGAGCCGGTTGCGCTGGTCGGTGAGCTTGGACTGATGTTGACGCGCCCGCGCGGCGCTTCGGTCAAGGCGTTGCGGACGAGCACGCTGCTTTTCGTACCAAGGGCGCCGTTCATGAAACTGCTGCGCAGCCATCCCGAGCTTGCCGAAGACGTCGCAGCAACGCTGCGGGCCGAGCTTTCGCGCTATCTCGACTCCATTGCCCAGCTCGGTGAGCGGTTTTCTAGATAG
- the xth gene encoding exodeoxyribonuclease III, which produces MPSLATWNINSVRLRLPIVLDFLSQYSPDVLCLQEIKCMNDQFPRTALADAGYPHQAVHGQKGYHGVAIVSKHPLDEITARGFCDIPDCRHVSARLDFGKGPLTVHNFYVPAGGDEPNPEINPKFRHKLDFLAEMEEWFDDLIFDERQLICGDFNVAPHENDVWSHKQLLRVVSHTPVETEALDRLLSRRNWVDLVRQHIPIEEKVYSWWSYRAKDWDVSDRGRRLDHIWATRDVAAHTRAAHILRPARGWSEKPSDHVPVIVEFE; this is translated from the coding sequence ATGCCTTCGCTTGCCACCTGGAACATCAATTCGGTGCGTTTGCGCCTGCCCATCGTTCTCGACTTTTTGTCCCAGTACAGCCCCGATGTCCTGTGCCTGCAGGAAATCAAGTGCATGAATGACCAGTTCCCGAGAACGGCGCTGGCCGATGCCGGCTATCCCCATCAGGCGGTGCACGGGCAAAAGGGCTACCACGGGGTGGCCATCGTTTCGAAACATCCGCTCGACGAGATCACGGCGCGCGGATTCTGCGACATACCCGATTGCCGCCACGTTTCCGCGCGGCTCGACTTCGGCAAGGGCCCCCTCACAGTTCATAATTTCTATGTCCCCGCAGGCGGCGATGAACCCAATCCCGAGATCAACCCCAAATTCCGCCACAAGCTCGATTTTCTTGCCGAAATGGAAGAATGGTTCGACGATCTTATTTTCGATGAGCGCCAGTTGATCTGCGGCGATTTCAATGTTGCGCCGCATGAAAACGACGTCTGGAGCCACAAACAGCTTTTAAGAGTCGTCTCCCACACTCCGGTCGAAACCGAAGCCCTCGATCGCCTGCTGTCCCGGCGCAACTGGGTCGATCTGGTGCGCCAGCACATTCCCATCGAGGAAAAGGTCTATTCCTGGTGGAGTTACAGGGCCAAGGATTGGGATGTCTCGGACCGTGGCCGCCGGCTTGACCACATCTGGGCGACACGAGACGTCGCAGCGCACACCAGAGCTGCCCATATCCTGCGCCCGGCCCGCGGCTGGTCGGAAAAGCCTTCAGACCACGTTCCGGTGATCGTGGAATTCGAATAA
- a CDS encoding LolA family protein, translating to MIRLAAAILTAGICALALAMPVSAQSRVLTPDEEFLLQEISAHNTEIRTMAGRFVQIDSQGGRIEGTFWLKRPDMVRFRYAPPSREEIISQGRGFYVIDRQERTQYAYPQDNVPLRQFLGDEVSLINSNLSDVIMSETHVSVMIVDESPIGTVQVSLIFDRETLDLVQWSLIEPSGVETTFSITETEKGIEIPDQYFRIDPTYRSVNAQN from the coding sequence ATGATTCGTCTTGCCGCCGCAATTTTGACAGCGGGCATTTGCGCGCTCGCACTGGCCATGCCGGTCAGTGCCCAGTCCCGCGTGCTGACCCCCGATGAAGAGTTTCTCCTCCAGGAGATTTCCGCCCACAACACCGAAATCCGCACCATGGCCGGTCGCTTTGTCCAGATCGACAGCCAGGGCGGGCGGATCGAGGGCACGTTCTGGCTCAAGCGCCCCGACATGGTCCGCTTTCGTTATGCTCCGCCGAGCCGCGAGGAAATCATTTCGCAGGGCCGCGGCTTTTACGTCATCGATCGCCAGGAGCGCACCCAATACGCCTACCCGCAGGACAATGTGCCGCTGCGCCAGTTTCTCGGGGATGAGGTCAGCCTGATCAACTCCAACCTCTCCGATGTCATCATGTCCGAGACCCATGTCTCGGTCATGATCGTTGACGAGAGCCCCATCGGCACCGTTCAGGTTTCGCTGATCTTTGACCGCGAAACTCTCGATCTCGTGCAGTGGAGTCTTATCGAACCCTCGGGCGTTGAGACGACCTTTTCGATCACCGAGACCGAAAAAGGCATCGAGATTCCCGATCAGTACTTCCGCATTGATCCCACCTACCGTTCGGTCAACGCCCAGAACTGA
- a CDS encoding DNA translocase FtsK → MVLRKPTGRSMTLHPSPHLDDSHRSTPVLSITIPVRIIGIAVALVCAFGLVALASWSVDDPSFSYATDKPVENWLGFPGAAMADIGFQLFGLGAPLLLLPPLLWSWSMFRRIVPSYLGLRLTGWLLGTTLATGMFACFPSPDSWPLPLGLGGFIGTGFTNLFTTLAGDAPQGWGAILYAALLGVPALGLVWLSARSRPAFESDLPVPSKTTAHRKKASEPKPEIDDSPDSSGIFDVAIGFVAHTFYGARAAAKRIFRRKPANDQMPARNWQNTDFEPQLDRSIAIDHHEAHPEPQSARDWEDDTYQDYEDDYPAQQTSSRREADDIARMIVEQPGRARVTAPAPRPAPSPRQVREAQASFLPTDGFELPPLELLAAPSSTQVLPEHNPEALEANAKRLEGVLEDFGVKGDIINVRPGPVVTLYELEPAPGIKSSRVISLADDIARSMSAISARVAVVPGRNAIGIELPNKTRETVFLRELLASNDFDKAKAKLPICLGKTIGGEPIIVDLARMPHLLIAGTTGSGKSVGINTMILSLLYKMSPEQCRLIMIDPKMLELSVYDGIPHLLTPVVTDPAKAVVALKWAVREMEDRYKKMSKIGVRNIDGFNARVAESAAKGEVLTRTVQTGFDRETGEAIFESEEFDLEPLPFIVVIVDEMADLMMVAGKDIEGTIQRLAQMARAAGIHIIMATQRPSVDVITGTIKANFPTRVSFQVTSKIDSRTILGEQGAEQLLGNGDMLYMAGGGRIKRLHGAFVADNEVEDIVAHLKSQGTPEYLESITAEDEDGQGGFDDDGGFGGSGDELYDKAVNIVLSDKKASTSYIQRRLSVGYNKAATLIERMEQEGIISPANHAGKREVLIGDNADGY, encoded by the coding sequence ATGGTACTGCGTAAACCGACCGGCCGCTCGATGACCCTGCATCCTTCACCGCATCTGGACGACAGCCACCGCTCAACTCCGGTGCTTTCGATCACCATTCCCGTGCGAATCATCGGCATCGCCGTCGCTCTGGTTTGTGCATTTGGCCTTGTGGCGCTGGCGTCCTGGTCGGTCGATGACCCCTCCTTTTCCTATGCCACCGACAAACCCGTCGAAAACTGGCTGGGCTTTCCCGGCGCCGCCATGGCCGATATCGGCTTTCAGCTTTTCGGCCTCGGGGCACCGCTGCTGCTTTTGCCGCCGCTATTGTGGTCGTGGTCGATGTTCCGTCGCATCGTGCCATCCTATCTCGGGCTGCGCCTGACGGGCTGGCTGCTGGGAACCACCCTGGCCACGGGCATGTTTGCCTGCTTTCCGTCCCCCGACAGCTGGCCCCTGCCGCTCGGCCTGGGCGGGTTCATCGGCACCGGGTTTACCAACCTGTTCACCACCCTTGCCGGCGACGCGCCGCAAGGTTGGGGCGCCATTCTTTATGCCGCCTTGCTCGGCGTTCCTGCTCTGGGGTTGGTTTGGCTATCCGCGCGGTCGCGGCCGGCATTCGAAAGCGATTTGCCGGTCCCGTCCAAAACCACCGCCCACCGCAAGAAAGCGTCCGAGCCTAAGCCCGAAATTGACGATAGCCCGGATTCGAGCGGGATCTTCGATGTGGCCATCGGCTTTGTCGCCCACACCTTTTATGGCGCGCGTGCCGCGGCAAAACGGATTTTCCGGCGCAAGCCGGCGAACGACCAGATGCCGGCCCGCAATTGGCAGAACACCGATTTCGAGCCTCAGCTCGACAGATCGATAGCCATCGATCATCACGAGGCCCACCCCGAGCCCCAATCCGCCCGCGATTGGGAGGACGACACCTACCAGGACTACGAGGACGATTATCCTGCGCAGCAGACCTCCTCTCGTCGCGAGGCGGACGACATTGCCCGCATGATCGTCGAGCAGCCCGGCCGGGCAAGGGTCACCGCGCCCGCGCCACGCCCTGCGCCGTCCCCGCGCCAGGTGCGCGAGGCCCAGGCGTCTTTTCTGCCCACCGACGGCTTCGAACTGCCGCCTCTGGAGCTCCTCGCCGCACCGAGTTCGACCCAGGTCTTGCCGGAACACAATCCCGAAGCGCTCGAAGCAAATGCCAAGCGCCTCGAAGGCGTGCTCGAAGATTTTGGCGTCAAGGGCGACATCATCAATGTTCGTCCAGGGCCCGTGGTTACGCTCTACGAGCTCGAGCCTGCTCCGGGCATCAAGTCGAGCCGCGTGATCTCGCTGGCCGACGACATTGCACGTTCCATGAGCGCCATTTCCGCCCGTGTGGCCGTCGTCCCCGGCCGCAACGCCATCGGCATTGAATTGCCCAACAAGACGCGCGAAACCGTCTTCCTGCGCGAACTTCTGGCCTCCAACGATTTCGACAAGGCCAAGGCCAAGCTGCCCATCTGCCTGGGCAAGACCATTGGCGGCGAACCGATCATCGTCGATCTGGCGCGTATGCCGCATCTGCTCATCGCCGGCACCACCGGCTCGGGCAAGTCGGTCGGGATCAACACCATGATCCTTTCCCTGCTCTACAAGATGAGCCCCGAGCAGTGCCGGCTCATCATGATCGACCCCAAGATGCTCGAGCTCTCCGTCTATGACGGCATCCCGCACCTTCTGACCCCGGTGGTCACCGACCCCGCCAAGGCGGTCGTTGCCCTCAAATGGGCCGTGCGCGAGATGGAAGATCGCTACAAGAAGATGAGCAAGATCGGTGTGCGCAACATCGATGGTTTCAACGCCCGCGTCGCCGAATCGGCGGCCAAGGGCGAAGTTTTAACGCGCACCGTTCAGACCGGCTTTGACCGGGAAACCGGCGAAGCGATCTTTGAGAGCGAGGAGTTTGACCTCGAACCCCTCCCCTTCATCGTGGTGATCGTCGACGAGATGGCCGACCTCATGATGGTCGCCGGCAAGGACATCGAAGGCACCATCCAGCGGCTCGCCCAGATGGCTCGCGCCGCCGGCATTCACATCATCATGGCCACCCAGCGCCCCTCAGTCGATGTCATCACCGGCACGATCAAGGCCAACTTCCCCACCCGGGTCTCGTTCCAGGTGACCTCCAAGATCGATTCGCGCACCATTTTGGGTGAACAGGGCGCCGAACAGCTGCTGGGCAATGGCGACATGCTGTATATGGCGGGCGGCGGTCGCATAAAGCGCCTTCATGGCGCGTTCGTCGCCGACAACGAGGTCGAGGACATCGTTGCTCACCTCAAGAGCCAGGGTACGCCCGAATATCTTGAATCGATCACCGCCGAAGATGAGGACGGCCAGGGCGGTTTTGATGACGACGGCGGGTTTGGCGGCTCGGGTGACGAGCTCTATGACAAGGCCGTCAATATCGTGCTGTCCGACAAGAAGGCTTCGACCTCTTATATCCAGCGCCGTCTTTCGGTTGGATACAACAAGGCCGCGACGCTGATCGAGCGCATGGAGCAGGAAGGCATCATCTCTCCCGCCAACCATGCGGGCAAACGCGAAGTTCTGATCGGCGACAACGCCGACGGCTATTAG